Within the Rosa rugosa chromosome 2, drRosRugo1.1, whole genome shotgun sequence genome, the region AATTTGTAATTAATGGTTAGGGTAGAGCGAGTATACATGCAGTGATAGAATAATTATGCTTTGAGGTTCCAATTGTAGCTAGTTTAGTTTCCGTGTCAAGACACAGGGTGCTGCAATGTAGTCCACCAATCATGAAAGAAAGCGCATTATTGGGTTTATAGAAATCAAAGTTATATTGTTAAGGAGTCAAATCTTAAAGTGTATTAGTGGGAATAAGAAAAGAGCTTGTTGAAGCATTGTGGTTGGTATATCATGCAGTTCTTACCTCACCCTCCTTTGGTACCATACTTTCTTGGTGTGGCAGGCAGGAGGGTTCATTTCTAACCTCAACTTTTAAGTCTAGCATAGATGTTGCAGAAAACGTGTTTCAGTAATGAGCACTGCTGAAAGAGCATTCATATGATCCAAACCAACTCCATTCATTTCATCTTGCACTTTTCTGTTGGTCAAAAGATTTGTGGCTTACTTATTTATATCATTAATTACATCTTACAAACTTGCACACCATAGTGACTGTAAACTAGGTGATGTTGAAGTTGAGAAATACCAATGCTTGATTACAAAGTTTGCACCGTATCTTTCCCTCTTCAACTTCCCTTCCATACTTGCGAGAATGGTCTTTCTTAGACATATCTAATAGAAAGATATGTGgttaaattgaaaaagaaaaaaaagaaaaaaaattctggagAGTTGACGATGTCACAAAGTGCTAGTACCTGACCGACGGATGCTGTGTGCTGATGAAGGAGTTTGGGTTTGATACTCTGTTCTGATGGGGAAATCAACATGAAATTGGGGCCTTTCCATGTTGCTATGATGGTTGCAGTATCTTGTTGTAATTTCACTATATTTTGGCTCTGGTTTGTTTGTCAATAGGTGGTATTTGCTGTATGGCTTTCATGCTGCGCTAGATCTAAAACATTTTCTGTAGTGGTCGCTAAGCAGTTCAGTTCAGAAGAAAATAActtcatattttttatttattgcaTATTCTTTTACTTATTCCCTGCAAAATTTTGAGGTAGGCCTCTTTACTTAATAATTCTCTTGATCCTTTGGTTCAGATTGGCTTCAAAATGTTCTTGGGGGTCACAGCATCTGTTACAAATTGGGATGCTGATGGAACATGCTGCAGTATTGTTCTGGAGGACAATCCTCTGGTTGATTTTGTTGAGCTTCCAGATACTTGTCAAGGACTGTACTACTGTAACATCTTAAGTGGAGTCGTAAGAGGTGCCTTAGAAATGGTGAGTTGTACTTGTAACCTCTTCTACTGCACTGATTTTCCAAATGTCCACTTTAAATTAATTTCTGCCTTGAGCTTTTTAATCGGTGGTTAGTCTATATCATAGGAAACAAATCCTTGTACTTGAAGTAGCTCATTAGTTGTTTTGAACTTTCAACTTTCAACTTTCATCAAATTGGTACCCAGActaaaaaaaactagaaacatATTTGGAAGGATTGGAAGCTTTTCCTTTTTTGCGGAGGGAATAATATCTACTTTATATTCTCTTATCAACTATTGTAGCATGTAAGAAGACCTTAAATAATACTGTAGCTTGAGGGAAGACCTACATGGTTCTTAAGGATGGAGGTTACTTTATGATGAGGTTCTTAGAAAACTGAAAAAGTTAAGAGGCTGGTGGAAAGGCCAAATGTTACTTTGAGGTCATAGACTGTACTTTATCTCTTGCTCTTTTTTGCCGTAATAGTGTTGTTCTGCTACGTGTATTCCATTATCAGGTATCAATGAAAACTGAAATCACCTGGATCCGGGATATGCTTAGAGGTGATGATGCATTCGAGTTGCAAGTTAAACTCCTGAAGCAAGTTCCGGAGGAGTACCCGTACAAAGATGATGAGTAATATGTTTGCTATATGTACACAGTTATGATATTTGGTCCTCTTCTTTCCCTGAAAATCAAATGTTACAGTTGTTTCCTCTTTTTCGTACACATCCATGTAGAACATTAAATAGATAACTTCGCGTTGTTAGTCACTACAACTTTTATGCTTTATTGATTCTGAGCCTTTCTTTGTTGTCTACACTTGGTAATTAGTACTTAGAACAAGACTGTATGTTCTTGTGTTGGCCCAAATAAATACTTACAGTTTTCTGGGCACACTTTAAATTAGTTGAATATCCTCGGTGACTTGATCCATATGTTTTATTCTTGGAGGCATATATTTTCACTGAGAGAAATAAAGACATGGTTGTATACATCAAGATTTTGGGTTAAATGCAATTCAGACTTGGGCGAACAGCCCCAGGTGGATAACAAGGTGCATGCAGAAGGTGCTGGCCGAGCAAAACAAAGTCGGCCTCTTGGCTTGCAAACCCGACTGTTGTTAATTCTTATAATGGTGTGTTCTGTCACTTCTGTGGTAAAGCATGAACTACTGAACTAGTGAGGTCCTAACCTCTCACTTACTCTTTATCGGTGTTATCACATACTACCCAAGACCTTCCTGCGCATCATAAGATGAGAATGTCGATAAAGTTGTCATTATCAGATTGACAGATTCAACTAGATTACGTTCGCATAGAGAACGGGGGcgtttcaaaagagagattgatgaCTAAAACCCCGGAGTTTACCATGTGAAGACTGCCAGTGTTAACTAGACTATCCGTCGATTTCGCATTTCTGCTCTAAGGTAGTGTTTGGGTAGGGGATTTGGAGGTTccaagggattttttttttttttaacgcgTGGGTGTCAGTCCATTATagtaaagtaggaaacattacaaGATGACTCACCCGGACTCCGGGCAACGACAGAAAGAGTCATGAATGAATAAAGTAAAGCAAGCCCTAGACTACCCAAACATAATGTATCCATAGGAATAAGCTCCAATGATTCAAGTAACCTTGACACTACTAGGGAGGATCCGAATGCAGCCAAGACCCTTCCCCAATATTATTCTTAAAGCAAAGGctcaaagaaaaaagataaaatGCTAGCTGAAACCTAAAAAATCTA harbors:
- the LOC133734597 gene encoding uncharacterized protein LOC133734597 codes for the protein MPPVGPRSGDAIFANVERVNAELFTLTYGAIVRQLLTDLEEVEEVNKQLDQMGYNIGIRLIDEFLAKSNVSRCVDFKETAEVIAKIGFKMFLGVTASVTNWDADGTCCSIVLEDNPLVDFVELPDTCQGLYYCNILSGVVRGALEMVSMKTEITWIRDMLRGDDAFELQVKLLKQVPEEYPYKDDE